From Aricia agestis chromosome 11, ilAriAges1.1, whole genome shotgun sequence, a single genomic window includes:
- the LOC121732077 gene encoding leucine-rich repeats and immunoglobulin-like domains protein 3 produces MLRWLVLCCVALLARPAHPQGAQQCPPQNTIAPCTCTVKKNGLDILCEFTEQQHIQKAMNTLRSKPMIIFYLKLRHNNLAKLPSYIFLGLDIRHLTVHNSSLAVIEDSSLSSIGNKLTQLDVSQNNLATIPTSSFTHLNHLLILNMNHNKVTAVHNRAFLGLDTLEILTLYENKISVVDGEAFKGLEKKLKRLNLGGNELTAVPQKALALLENLKKLEMQENRITTITEGDFAGLRNLDSLGLAHNQLKEVPSQVFSHLTFLNSLELEGNQIQRIDEKAFSGLEENLQYLRLGDNRLHEIPSEALRPLHRLRHLDLRSNNITYINEDAFTGYGDSITFLNLQKNMIHSLPTMGFDNLNSLETLNLQNNKLNHIPEEIMEPILDTLRVVDIMDNPLICDCELAWYESWLAGLRDRDDEMMQKKRTVCTMVNEHREYSVAKMPLEKMSCKRKPGFGRISSAVSVYPKFTTAFTLAVARWLLN; encoded by the exons ATGCTGCGCTGGTTGGTGCTGTGCTGCGTGGCGCTGCTGGCGCGGCCGGCGCACCCGCAGGGCGCCCAGCAGTGTCCCCCGCAGAACACCATCGCGCCCTGCACATGCACCGTCAAGAAGAACGGCCTGGACATCCTCTGTGAGTTCACCGAGCAGCAGCACATACAGAAG GCTATGAACACACTGCGTTCGAAGCCGATGATAATCTTCTACCTGAAGCTGCGGCACAACAACCTTGCCAAGCTGCCCTCCTACATCTTCCTGGGGCTGGACATCCGCCACCTCACTGTCCACAACAGCAGCCTCGCTGTCATAGAAGACTCCTCCCTCAGTTCTATTG GTAACAAGCTGACACAGCTGGACGTGTCTCAGAACAACCTGGCGACCATCCCCACGTCGTCCTTCACCCATCTGAACCACCTGCTCATACTCAACATGAACCATAATAAG GTGACTGCAGTGCACAACAGAGCGTTCCTAGGTCTGGACACGCTGGAGATTCTGACGCTGTATGAGAACAAGATATCTGTGGTCGACGGAGAGGCTTTCAAGGGGTTGGAGAA GAAACTGAAGCGCCTTAATCTCGGCGGTAACGAATTGACGGCCGTGCCCCAGAAGGCATTAGCGCTGCTGGAGAACCTCAAGAAACTGGAAATGCAAGAAAACCGCATCACGACCATTACAGAGGGCGATTTCGCCG GCTTACGTAACTTGGACTCGTTGGGCTTGGCGCACAATCAACTGAAGGAGGTCCCGTCTCAAGTGTTCTCGCATCTGACGTTCCTGAATTCCTTGGAACTGGAGGGCAATCAAATACAGAGGATCGATGAAAAAGCGTTCTCCGGCCTCGAAG AAAACCTTCAGTACCTACGACTTGGTGACAACCGTCTTCATGAGATACCATCAGAAGCCCTTCGTCCCCTCCATCGTCTACGTCACTTGGACCTCCGCTCCAACAACATCACCTACATCAACGAAGACGCGTTCACTGGATACGGGGACTCGATTACGTTTTTGAACTTGCAGAAGAATAT gATCCACTCGCTGCCTACGATGGGCTTCGACAATTTGAACTCTCTGGAAACTCTAAATCTGCAGAACAACAAGTTGAATCACATACCCGAGGAAATAATGGAGCCGATACTAGATACTCTACGCGTTGTTGATATTATGG ATAACCCTCTGATATGTGATTGCGAGTTGGCCTGGTACGAGTCCTGGCTTGCTGGTCTTCGGGACCGGGATGACGAGATGATGCAGAAGAAGCGCACAGTCTGCACCATGGTGAACGAGCATCGAGAGTACAGCGTCGCCAAAATGCCCCTCGAGAAGATGAGCTGCAAACGAAAACCGGGATTTGGCAGGATTTCAAGCGCAGTCTCCGTGTACCCGAAGTTCACTACTGCGTTTACCCTGGCCGTCGCTAGATGGCTCCTAAACTAA